One Phycisphaerales bacterium DNA window includes the following coding sequences:
- a CDS encoding winged helix-turn-helix domain-containing protein: protein MATKKTSPKGKSTKRTKASNPPPGGAAKPRRKREGLSGLDAAALVLSKSKEPLNAKTIAERAIAAGWKTSGKTPHSTLYAAMVREISTKGKASRFAKFGKGQFTAAA, encoded by the coding sequence ATGGCAACGAAGAAGACGAGTCCCAAGGGCAAGAGCACGAAGCGCACCAAGGCGAGCAATCCGCCACCAGGCGGCGCGGCCAAGCCGCGCCGCAAGCGCGAAGGACTCAGCGGCCTCGACGCCGCCGCCCTGGTCCTGAGCAAGTCCAAGGAGCCGCTCAACGCCAAGACCATCGCCGAGCGGGCGATCGCCGCGGGGTGGAAGACCAGCGGCAAGACGCCGCACAGCACGCTCTACGCCGCGATGGTGCGCGAGATCTCGACCAAGGGCAAAGCCTCGCGCTTCGCCAAGTTCGGCAAGGGACAGTTCACCGCGGCGGCATAA
- a CDS encoding AAA family ATPase, with protein sequence MSADHPRDNFIERLSDGARIKGRYARMLPDNRPPTDDEIARAVNAITAWMQSKRLSNKDVARQLGEGFAASTISQVINNKYNGDRAGKLRRILDHMQRQLEADELPGKAGVVQTTAVRRMVRAIESVHRAGAIGVIAAPAGFGKSTVLEYVAAKTQGSVLIRVVQSNTTPVGLIKAICHAINVPYRRSTEALLSSLDYLRGTRRLLLIDEAHRLRPQALEVVRDFRDAGTSVVLAGAPELINLINDTGAGSQFYSRCAAVLNLNDFIQPGDGTGANLTPMITVEDVMMICAGDELRFTGEARELLFRIANAPGLGSLRTCQMLVQMIAQIPAARTKAITEADLWAALREIKSATYDKVTRRVVSESREKLKFA encoded by the coding sequence ATGAGCGCTGACCATCCACGCGACAACTTCATCGAGCGCCTCAGTGACGGGGCGCGCATCAAGGGACGGTACGCACGGATGCTGCCAGACAACAGGCCACCCACGGATGATGAGATCGCCCGGGCCGTCAATGCCATCACCGCCTGGATGCAGTCCAAGCGACTGAGCAATAAGGACGTCGCGAGGCAACTGGGCGAGGGCTTCGCCGCGTCGACGATCAGCCAGGTCATCAACAATAAGTACAATGGCGATCGCGCCGGAAAGTTGCGCCGCATCCTCGATCACATGCAGCGGCAGCTTGAGGCCGATGAACTTCCCGGGAAGGCCGGGGTTGTGCAGACCACCGCCGTTCGCCGCATGGTGCGCGCCATCGAATCGGTGCATCGGGCGGGAGCCATCGGTGTCATCGCGGCGCCGGCCGGTTTTGGCAAGAGCACCGTGCTTGAGTACGTCGCGGCCAAGACGCAGGGCTCTGTGCTTATCCGCGTCGTGCAGAGCAACACGACTCCCGTGGGTCTGATCAAAGCCATCTGCCACGCGATCAACGTTCCGTACCGACGCTCGACAGAGGCGTTGCTCTCATCCCTCGACTACCTCCGCGGCACGCGCCGGCTGCTGCTCATCGACGAGGCGCATCGGCTGCGTCCCCAGGCACTGGAGGTCGTGCGCGATTTCCGCGACGCCGGCACGTCCGTCGTCCTTGCCGGTGCGCCTGAACTGATCAACCTCATTAACGACACCGGAGCGGGTTCGCAGTTCTACAGCCGCTGCGCCGCGGTGCTCAACCTCAACGACTTCATCCAGCCAGGCGATGGCACCGGCGCCAATCTGACGCCGATGATCACCGTCGAAGATGTCATGATGATCTGTGCCGGCGACGAGCTGCGTTTCACGGGAGAGGCACGCGAGCTGCTCTTCCGGATTGCCAACGCTCCCGGCCTGGGTTCGCTGCGCACGTGTCAGATGCTGGTTCAGATGATCGCGCAGATTCCGGCGGCGCGCACGAAGGCGATCACCGAGGCCGACCTGTGGGCCGCGCTGCGCGAGATCAAGAGTGCTACGTACGACAAGGTCACTCGTCGCGTGGTTTCGGAGTCGAGAGAGAAGCTCAAGTTCGCCTGA
- a CDS encoding transposase, which translates to PPRRIVIDNGKDYDSYANNGLTKQQRRRLASSGEDWSEHAAGRGLFGMLGIDVHFALPYNHNGKSRIERWHRTLHAEFDAEFDSYCGAKPGDVELPRGFFKDAQRLVSMDEVRRRLPKFVDWYNNRSDHFMDDLADEQGRKLSPTEAMNSWRDTRTIMPRPEALALLMHRWEPPRTVGKLGIGVRIDGRTLYYGQDAIELRPLQGRKKGVQVTYDPADMSRVFVYDTQFRFICTAQANSMHGGNSPVSRAALKAALKRQRDHEKAVRDSLRDGHMSLMTAADIAREEQEKIDADRRAERAREGIGVENDNQQLRIVRTPVDDQLPEVQREEMRKAAGAESMQKSELDFTDVVLPGNSGTEEEHSDLDFSGISFEQPVEREGESVMGGLAFWEAIDDER; encoded by the coding sequence GGCCGCCGCGCCGGATCGTCATCGACAACGGCAAGGATTACGACTCCTACGCCAACAACGGGCTCACCAAGCAGCAGCGCCGACGGCTTGCCTCCAGCGGCGAGGACTGGTCAGAGCACGCCGCGGGACGCGGCCTGTTCGGCATGCTCGGGATCGATGTGCACTTCGCCCTTCCGTACAACCACAACGGCAAGTCGCGCATCGAGCGCTGGCACCGGACGCTGCACGCCGAGTTCGATGCGGAGTTCGATTCATACTGCGGCGCCAAGCCCGGCGATGTCGAACTGCCCAGGGGATTCTTCAAGGACGCCCAGCGCCTCGTGAGCATGGACGAGGTGCGCCGGCGCCTGCCCAAATTCGTCGACTGGTACAACAATCGCAGTGACCACTTCATGGATGATCTCGCCGATGAGCAGGGGCGCAAGCTCAGCCCGACCGAGGCGATGAACTCATGGCGTGACACGCGCACCATCATGCCCCGGCCCGAAGCGCTGGCGCTGCTCATGCACCGCTGGGAGCCGCCGCGCACCGTCGGCAAGCTGGGCATCGGCGTGCGCATCGACGGGCGGACGCTCTACTACGGGCAGGACGCGATCGAACTGCGGCCGCTGCAGGGGCGCAAGAAGGGCGTTCAGGTCACCTACGACCCGGCGGATATGTCGCGCGTGTTTGTGTACGACACGCAGTTCCGCTTCATCTGTACGGCGCAGGCCAACAGCATGCACGGCGGCAACAGCCCGGTGAGCCGGGCCGCGCTCAAGGCGGCGCTCAAGCGTCAGCGCGACCACGAGAAAGCCGTACGCGATTCGCTGCGAGACGGACACATGTCGCTCATGACGGCGGCGGACATTGCGCGCGAGGAACAGGAGAAGATCGACGCCGACCGCCGCGCCGAGCGGGCCAGAGAGGGCATCGGCGTGGAGAACGACAACCAGCAGTTGAGGATCGTTCGAACGCCCGTCGACGATCAGTTGCCCGAGGTGCAGCGCGAGGAGATGCGCAAGGCCGCGGGGGCTGAGTCGATGCAGAAGAGTGAGCTGGACTTCACCGATGTAGTGCTGCCTGGGAACTCAGGCACAGAAGAGGAGCACAGTGACCTCGACTTCAGCGGCATCAGCTTCGAGCAGCCGGTGGAGCGGGAGGGCGAGAGTGTAATGGGTGGACTGGCGTTCTGGGAGGCAATAGACGATGAGCGCTGA